From one Acidibrevibacterium fodinaquatile genomic stretch:
- the mdh gene encoding malate dehydrogenase, translating into MARNKIALIGAGNIGGTLAHLIGLKELGDVVLFDVFGGVAAGKALDLEQSGPVEGFDAVMTGGSDYAAIAGADVVIVTAGFPRQPGMSRDDLVAKNAGVIATVAEGIKTYCPGAFVIVITNPLDAMVGVMQQKSGLPHARVVGMAGVLDSARFRLFLAREFNVSVEDVTAFVLGGHGDSMVPLVRYSAVAGIPVPDLIKMGWTTKEKIDAIVTRTANGGGEIVKLLEKGSAFYAPASSAIAMAESYLRDKKRVLPCAAWLDGQYGIKGLYVGVPVVIGAGGVERVVEIELNAEERAAFEKSCAAVRELVEASRKLVG; encoded by the coding sequence ATGGCCCGCAACAAGATCGCCCTGATCGGCGCCGGCAATATCGGCGGCACCCTTGCCCATTTGATCGGCCTCAAGGAACTCGGTGACGTCGTTTTGTTTGACGTCTTCGGCGGGGTCGCGGCCGGCAAGGCGCTCGATCTCGAGCAATCCGGCCCGGTCGAAGGGTTTGACGCGGTAATGACCGGGGGGTCGGACTATGCCGCGATCGCCGGCGCCGATGTCGTCATCGTCACCGCCGGCTTCCCTCGCCAGCCCGGCATGTCGCGCGATGATCTCGTCGCCAAGAATGCCGGCGTCATCGCGACCGTCGCCGAGGGGATCAAGACCTATTGCCCCGGCGCCTTCGTCATCGTCATCACCAACCCGTTGGACGCCATGGTCGGGGTCATGCAGCAGAAATCCGGCCTGCCGCATGCGCGCGTGGTCGGCATGGCGGGAGTGCTCGATTCGGCGCGCTTCCGGCTGTTCCTCGCCCGTGAATTCAACGTCTCGGTCGAGGATGTGACGGCCTTCGTGCTCGGTGGGCATGGCGATTCGATGGTGCCGCTGGTGCGCTATTCCGCGGTTGCCGGCATCCCGGTCCCCGACCTGATCAAGATGGGGTGGACGACGAAGGAGAAGATCGACGCGATCGTCACCCGCACCGCCAATGGCGGCGGCGAGATCGTGAAATTGCTCGAGAAAGGCAGCGCGTTTTATGCCCCGGCTTCGTCGGCAATCGCCATGGCCGAGAGCTATCTCCGCGACAAGAAGCGGGTGCTGCCTTGCGCTGCCTGGCTCGATGGCCAGTATGGCATCAAGGGGCTTTATGTCGGCGTGCCGGTGGTAATCGGCGCCGGCGGGGTCGAGCGGGTGGTCGAGATCGAGCTCAACGCCGAGGAGCGCGCGGCGTTCGAGAAGTCCTGCGCCGCGGTGCGGGAACTGGTCGAAGCCTCGCGCAAGCTGGTGGGCTGA
- a CDS encoding ABC1 kinase family protein codes for MADRPEAARRHDGATLFGEVKRMARTSGAVGGIAARLAGARMFGLRTDRAAHAEDLKVLLGGLKGPLMKVAQFLSTVPDALPAEYAAELAELQANAPPMGRAFVRRRMESELGRDWRSRFMVFEEDAAAAASLGQVHRGTLPDGRQVACKLQYPDMPSTVEADLRQLKLAMAIYHRMDNAIRQGDVYLELAERLREELDYRREAAQMRLYRRMLAGEPAVHVPEPIAGYCTERLLTMTWLDGQGLMRWLADDPPQEARNRVAEALFRAWYVPLYRYGVIHGDPHLGNYQVAGDGGVNLLDFGAIRVFPARFVRGVIDLYEAVRDNDEDRAHAAYAAWGFTDVTREKLEILNLWAKFLYEPLMQDRARRIQESNDTQFGRAVAEQVHAGLQRTGGVKPPREFVLMDRSAIGLGSVFLRLGAELNWYRMFQDLIADFDTDRLAARQAAALAEAGVPTTT; via the coding sequence ATGGCCGATCGCCCCGAGGCCGCCAGACGGCATGACGGCGCGACGCTGTTTGGCGAGGTCAAGCGCATGGCGCGGACTTCGGGTGCGGTCGGCGGCATCGCGGCACGCCTCGCCGGGGCGCGGATGTTTGGTCTGCGCACCGACCGCGCTGCCCATGCCGAGGATCTCAAGGTGTTGCTCGGCGGGCTCAAGGGGCCGCTGATGAAGGTCGCGCAATTCCTCTCCACCGTGCCCGATGCGCTGCCCGCCGAATACGCCGCCGAACTCGCCGAATTGCAGGCCAACGCGCCGCCGATGGGTCGCGCTTTCGTGCGCCGGCGGATGGAGAGCGAACTCGGGCGGGACTGGCGCAGCCGATTCATGGTGTTCGAGGAGGACGCGGCGGCAGCCGCGAGCCTTGGCCAGGTGCATCGGGGAACCCTGCCGGATGGCCGCCAAGTCGCCTGCAAGCTGCAATACCCTGACATGCCGAGCACGGTGGAGGCTGATCTCCGCCAGCTCAAGCTCGCGATGGCGATCTATCACCGCATGGATAACGCCATCCGCCAAGGCGACGTCTATCTCGAACTCGCCGAGCGATTGCGCGAGGAGCTGGACTACCGGCGCGAAGCCGCGCAGATGCGGCTTTATCGGCGGATGCTGGCCGGTGAGCCGGCGGTGCACGTGCCCGAGCCGATCGCCGGCTATTGCACCGAGCGCCTGCTCACCATGACCTGGCTCGATGGTCAGGGCCTGATGCGCTGGCTTGCCGACGACCCGCCGCAGGAGGCACGCAACCGGGTCGCGGAGGCGCTGTTTCGCGCCTGGTATGTGCCGCTTTATCGCTATGGCGTCATTCACGGCGACCCGCATCTCGGCAATTACCAGGTCGCCGGCGATGGCGGCGTCAATCTGCTCGATTTCGGCGCGATCCGGGTGTTCCCGGCGCGTTTCGTGCGCGGCGTGATCGACCTTTATGAGGCGGTGCGTGACAATGACGAAGACCGCGCCCATGCCGCTTACGCCGCTTGGGGATTTACCGACGTCACCCGGGAAAAACTCGAAATCCTCAATCTTTGGGCGAAATTTCTCTATGAGCCGCTGATGCAGGACCGCGCCCGGCGGATCCAGGAGAGCAATGACACGCAATTCGGCCGTGCCGTCGCCGAACAGGTGCATGCCGGGTTGCAGCGCACCGGCGGGGTCAAGCCGCCGCGCGAATTCGTGCTCATGGACCGCTCGGCGATCGGGCTCGGCAGCGTGTTTTTGCGCCTCGGCGCAGAACTCAACTGGTATCGGATGTTCCAGGATCTGATCGCCGATTTCGACACCGATCGTCTCGCGGCGCGCCAGGCGGCGGCGCTGGCCGAAGCCGGCGTTCCCACGACGACCTGA
- a CDS encoding M3 family oligoendopeptidase, translating to MPGSLPDRAAEKPAADTALPSWDLGDLYESPESPAIEADLAAAEKAAKAFESAHAGRLATLSGEVLAAAIAAYEQIEERLGRLVSYAQLHFATCATDAERGRFYQTITERVTAISSHLLFFTLELNRLDEAALAAKYAAPALARWRPWLDDLRVFRPHQLSDELEKLLHEKEVTGHAAWSRLFDETIAGLRVPLDGEELTVNAALEKLSDRDRAVRKAAAGAIGAVFSQHIRLFSFITNTLAKDKEIIDTWRRYPEPWSARNRANMVEDEVVAALEETVTAAYPRLAHRYYALKAKWLGLETLQHWDRNAPLPEDHDREIPWPEATRRVLDAYGAFSPELAAVARPFFERPWIDATLRPGKAGGAFAHPTVPSVHPYLLLNYHGRTRDVMTLAHELGHGVHQVLAGGQGYLLANTPLTLAETASVFGEMLTFRALLAAETDPARKRVMLAAKVEDMLNTVVRQIAFYRFEKKLHFARRKSELLPDQIGELWLEVQRESLGPAFEFSEDYSVFWAYIPHFIHTPFYVYAYAFGDCLVNALYGVFEDGHPGFAAKYLDLLRAGGSKRHRALLAPFGLDAADPAFWRRGTEVIAGFIDQLEAMG from the coding sequence ATGCCCGGCTCCCTGCCCGACCGCGCCGCCGAAAAACCGGCCGCCGATACCGCACTGCCCTCCTGGGATCTTGGCGATCTCTATGAAAGCCCGGAAAGCCCGGCGATCGAGGCAGATCTCGCAGCGGCCGAAAAGGCGGCAAAGGCGTTCGAAAGCGCCCATGCCGGGCGTCTTGCCACGCTTTCGGGCGAGGTGCTGGCGGCCGCGATCGCGGCCTATGAGCAGATCGAGGAGCGGCTCGGCCGCCTCGTCTCCTATGCGCAACTGCATTTCGCCACCTGCGCGACCGACGCCGAGCGCGGCCGCTTCTATCAGACCATCACCGAACGGGTGACGGCGATCAGCAGCCATCTGCTGTTCTTCACCCTGGAGCTAAACCGGCTCGATGAGGCGGCGCTCGCGGCCAAATACGCGGCCCCGGCGCTTGCCCGCTGGCGCCCGTGGCTCGATGATTTGCGCGTCTTCCGGCCGCATCAGCTCTCCGACGAGCTGGAAAAATTGCTGCACGAAAAAGAGGTTACCGGCCATGCCGCCTGGAGCCGGCTGTTTGACGAGACGATCGCCGGCTTGCGTGTGCCGCTCGATGGCGAGGAACTCACGGTCAACGCGGCGCTCGAAAAACTCTCCGATCGCGATCGCGCCGTGCGGAAAGCCGCGGCCGGCGCGATCGGTGCCGTCTTTTCCCAGCATATCCGTCTTTTTTCTTTCATTACCAATACGCTCGCCAAGGACAAGGAGATCATCGACACCTGGCGCCGCTATCCCGAGCCGTGGAGCGCGCGCAACCGCGCCAACATGGTCGAGGACGAGGTGGTGGCGGCCCTGGAAGAGACGGTGACGGCGGCCTACCCGCGCCTTGCCCATCGCTATTACGCGCTCAAGGCGAAATGGCTTGGGCTCGAGACATTGCAGCATTGGGACCGCAACGCCCCGCTCCCTGAGGATCATGACCGCGAAATCCCGTGGCCGGAGGCGACGCGCCGCGTGCTCGACGCCTATGGCGCGTTCTCACCCGAACTCGCGGCGGTGGCGCGGCCGTTCTTCGAGCGCCCGTGGATCGACGCGACTCTCCGCCCCGGCAAAGCCGGCGGCGCCTTCGCCCACCCGACGGTGCCCTCCGTGCATCCTTATCTCCTGCTCAACTATCATGGCCGCACCCGCGATGTGATGACGCTCGCCCATGAACTCGGCCATGGCGTGCATCAGGTGCTGGCCGGCGGCCAAGGCTATCTGCTCGCCAATACGCCGCTGACGCTCGCCGAAACCGCCTCGGTGTTCGGCGAGATGCTGACCTTCCGTGCCCTTCTTGCCGCCGAGACCGATCCGGCGCGCAAGCGGGTGATGCTGGCGGCGAAGGTCGAGGACATGCTCAATACCGTGGTGCGGCAGATCGCCTTTTATCGCTTCGAGAAAAAACTGCATTTCGCCCGGCGTAAAAGCGAATTGCTGCCGGACCAAATCGGCGAACTCTGGCTCGAGGTCCAGCGTGAGAGCCTCGGGCCGGCCTTCGAATTCAGCGAAGATTATAGTGTGTTCTGGGCCTATATTCCCCATTTCATTCACACGCCGTTCTATGTTTATGCTTATGCTTTCGGAGATTGTTTGGTGAATGCGCTCTATGGCGTGTTCGAGGACGGGCATCCCGGATTCGCCGCGAAATATCTCGATCTGCTGCGCGCCGGCGGCAGCAAGCGGCATCGCGCGCTGTTGGCGCCGTTTGGCTTGGACGCCGCCGATCCGGCGTTTTGGCGCCGCGGCACCGAGGTCATCGCCGGCTTCATCGACCAGCTCGAGGCGATGGGCTGA
- a CDS encoding FkbM family methyltransferase, with protein MSENPSDSQAPESQPRETQPQETRSQETQPQGTQLTNPQPERAPPPAAGFAPARPLSFTLIVPTVYGQMLVNRNDINQTNALFKTGQAIDHPEIELLATILSLAPPDPIVADVGANIGTYTLRLAAVAGPRGRVHCFEPQRILCNMIAGSTVLNGLTNVICHTMAVGAREGALEVPQFDYHRPLNFGSIEFGPEQREPLDQPRGHDPLLREFVPVTTLDRFGFTRLDLMKIDAEGMEDDVLTGATETIKRCRPVLYVEFQKSDYVALKTRLQGLGYTLYPVQMNFLGVPAELSQRFSVRGIAPVS; from the coding sequence ATGTCGGAAAACCCGTCGGACAGCCAAGCCCCCGAATCCCAGCCCCGGGAAACCCAACCCCAGGAAACCCGGTCCCAGGAAACCCAGCCCCAGGGAACCCAGCTCACAAACCCTCAACCAGAGAGAGCCCCGCCGCCCGCCGCCGGCTTCGCGCCGGCACGGCCGCTTTCCTTTACCCTGATCGTGCCGACGGTTTATGGCCAGATGCTGGTCAACCGCAACGACATCAACCAAACCAACGCCCTGTTCAAAACCGGCCAGGCGATCGACCATCCCGAAATCGAGCTGCTCGCGACCATCCTCAGCCTTGCCCCGCCGGATCCGATCGTCGCCGATGTCGGCGCCAATATCGGCACCTACACGCTGCGCCTCGCCGCCGTCGCCGGGCCGCGCGGACGGGTGCATTGCTTCGAGCCGCAACGCATCCTCTGCAACATGATCGCCGGCAGCACCGTGCTCAACGGGCTCACCAACGTGATCTGCCACACCATGGCGGTCGGCGCGCGTGAAGGGGCGCTGGAGGTGCCGCAGTTTGACTACCATCGCCCGCTCAATTTCGGCAGCATCGAGTTCGGCCCCGAGCAGCGCGAACCGCTCGACCAGCCGCGCGGCCATGACCCCTTGCTCCGCGAATTCGTGCCCGTCACCACGCTCGACCGGTTCGGCTTCACCCGCCTCGATCTGATGAAAATCGACGCCGAGGGCATGGAGGACGACGTGCTCACGGGCGCGACCGAGACCATCAAGCGCTGCCGGCCGGTGCTCTATGTCGAATTCCAGAAATCTGATTATGTCGCGCTCAAGACCCGGCTCCAGGGCCTCGGCTACACGCTTTATCCGGTGCAGATGAATTTCCTCGGCGTGCCGGCGGAACTGAGCCAGCGCTTCTCCGTCCGCGGCATCGCGCCGGTGAGTTGA
- the trpB gene encoding tryptophan synthase subunit beta encodes MRHFANSLRAGPDARGRFGSFGGRFVAETLMPLILEVEAAYRAARDDPGFQAELDRYLRDYVGRPSPLWPAERLAAALGGAKIYLKREDLNHTGSHKINSCLGQILLARRMGKTRIIAETGAGQHGVATATVCALFGLPCTIYMGAVDVERQKPNVFRMRLLGAEVRPVTSGSATLKDAMNEALRDWVAHVSDTYYLIGTVAGPHPYPMMVRDFQSVIGTETRAQILAAEGRLPDAALACVGGGSNAMGLFHTFLDDEAVRLIGVEAAGRGLDTHEHAASLERGRPGVLHGNRTYLLQSQDGQIEEAHSISAGLDYPGIGPEHAFLFESGRVTYVGVTDDEALAAFQLCTRTEGIIPALETAHALAYLTKLAPEIGPGGVIVVNLSGRGDKDIFTVARHLGAGAGLEELP; translated from the coding sequence GTGCGCCATTTCGCCAATTCTCTCCGAGCCGGGCCCGATGCGCGCGGCCGTTTCGGCTCTTTCGGCGGGCGCTTCGTCGCCGAGACGCTGATGCCGCTCATTCTCGAGGTCGAAGCCGCCTATCGCGCCGCCCGCGACGACCCCGGGTTTCAGGCGGAACTCGACCGCTATCTGCGCGATTATGTCGGCCGCCCGAGCCCGCTCTGGCCGGCCGAGCGGCTTGCAGCGGCGTTGGGCGGCGCCAAAATCTATCTCAAGCGCGAGGATCTGAACCACACCGGCTCGCACAAGATCAATTCCTGCCTGGGTCAGATCCTGCTCGCCCGCCGTATGGGCAAGACCCGCATCATCGCCGAGACCGGCGCCGGCCAGCACGGCGTCGCGACCGCGACGGTCTGCGCCTTGTTCGGCCTGCCTTGCACGATCTATATGGGCGCCGTCGATGTCGAGCGGCAGAAACCCAATGTCTTTCGCATGCGCCTGCTCGGCGCCGAGGTGCGCCCGGTCACCTCAGGGTCGGCGACCCTCAAGGACGCGATGAACGAGGCGCTGCGCGACTGGGTCGCCCATGTCAGCGACACCTATTATCTCATCGGCACCGTCGCCGGGCCGCACCCTTATCCGATGATGGTGCGCGATTTCCAATCGGTGATCGGCACCGAGACCCGCGCCCAGATCCTCGCCGCCGAAGGCAGGCTGCCGGACGCCGCGCTCGCCTGCGTCGGCGGCGGCTCCAACGCGATGGGCCTTTTCCATACGTTTCTCGATGACGAGGCGGTGCGCCTGATCGGGGTCGAGGCGGCGGGGCGCGGGCTCGACACCCATGAACACGCGGCGAGCCTGGAGCGTGGCCGGCCCGGCGTTCTGCACGGCAACCGCACCTATCTGCTGCAATCGCAAGACGGGCAGATCGAGGAGGCGCACAGTATCAGCGCAGGGCTCGACTATCCCGGCATCGGCCCCGAGCATGCGTTTCTGTTCGAGAGCGGGCGCGTCACCTATGTCGGCGTCACCGATGACGAGGCTTTGGCCGCATTTCAGCTCTGCACCCGGACCGAGGGCATCATCCCGGCGCTCGAGACGGCGCACGCGCTCGCTTATCTGACCAAGCTCGCCCCCGAGATCGGGCCGGGCGGCGTCATCGTCGTCAATCTCTCCGGCCGCGGTGACAAGGACATTTTCACTGTCGCCCGCCATCTCGGTGCCGGCGCTGGCCTTGAGGAACTGCCGTGA
- the trpA gene encoding tryptophan synthase subunit alpha — MSRIAARFSALRAEGRGAFIPFLEAFDPDRATSQAILEGMPAAGADLIEIGMPFSDPMADGPIIQEAGQRALKAGATLAGVLAMVRAFRTHDAATPVILMGYLNPILAYGEARFCTDAAAAGVDGLIIVDLPPEEADLLAPDAARAGLDIIRLVAPTTDAKRLPHVLTGAGGFVYYVSITGITGTRSAAIADLAAAMPPIRRATDLPIAIGFGVKTPAQAAEAVGIADAAVVASALIETLAASLQDGRAGPDTVARVLDQVRAIARAIREARR; from the coding sequence GTGAGCCGCATCGCTGCCCGATTCTCTGCCCTCCGCGCCGAGGGGCGCGGCGCTTTCATCCCCTTTCTCGAAGCCTTCGACCCGGATCGCGCGACCAGCCAGGCGATTCTGGAGGGCATGCCGGCGGCCGGCGCCGATCTGATCGAGATCGGCATGCCGTTTTCCGACCCGATGGCCGACGGCCCGATCATCCAGGAAGCCGGCCAGCGCGCGCTCAAGGCCGGGGCGACGCTTGCCGGCGTTCTCGCCATGGTGCGCGCCTTTCGCACGCACGACGCGGCGACGCCGGTGATCCTGATGGGCTATCTCAACCCCATCCTCGCCTATGGCGAGGCGCGGTTTTGCACCGATGCCGCCGCCGCCGGTGTCGATGGGTTGATCATCGTCGATCTGCCGCCCGAGGAGGCCGACCTGCTCGCGCCCGACGCGGCCCGCGCCGGCCTCGATATCATTCGCCTGGTCGCGCCGACCACCGATGCAAAGCGCTTGCCGCACGTTCTCACTGGCGCGGGTGGCTTCGTCTATTATGTCAGCATCACCGGCATCACCGGCACCAGAAGCGCCGCTATCGCCGATCTCGCCGCCGCCATGCCGCCGATCCGGCGCGCGACCGATCTGCCGATCGCGATCGGCTTCGGCGTCAAAACCCCGGCGCAAGCGGCGGAAGCGGTCGGCATCGCCGATGCCGCCGTCGTCGCCTCCGCCTTGATCGAAACCCTGGCGGCCAGTCTCCAAGATGGCCGGGCCGGGCCGGATACGGTTGCGCGTGTGCTCGATCAGGTGCGCGCGATCGCGCGGGCGATCCGGGAGGCGCGGCGATGA
- the accD gene encoding acetyl-CoA carboxylase, carboxyltransferase subunit beta, with product MNWITEFVRPKIRTLLGRREIPDNLWHQCPACEQMVFRRDLERNLKVCPHCGHHMRASAAERLAWTLDDGGTRIELPKVPADPLRFRDSKRYTDRLKEAREKTHLTDALLVAHGSIAGHKAVVAAMAFEFMGGSMGAAVGEGIVAAARLAVLQHAPLIIYTASGGARMQEGAISLMQMPRTVIAARQVKDAGLPFITVLTDPTTGGVTASFAMLGDVQIAEPGALIGFAGARVIEQTVREKLPEGFQRAEYLLAHGILDAVVARAEMKETLARLIGLLTRKQAA from the coding sequence ATGAACTGGATCACCGAATTCGTCCGCCCGAAAATCCGCACCCTGCTCGGGCGGCGGGAGATCCCGGACAATCTCTGGCACCAATGCCCAGCCTGCGAGCAGATGGTGTTTCGCCGCGATCTCGAACGCAATCTCAAGGTCTGCCCGCATTGCGGCCACCACATGCGCGCAAGCGCCGCCGAGCGCCTCGCCTGGACGCTCGATGACGGTGGCACGCGCATCGAATTGCCGAAGGTTCCCGCCGATCCGCTGCGCTTTCGCGACAGCAAGCGCTACACTGACCGCCTCAAAGAGGCGCGCGAGAAAACCCACCTGACAGATGCGCTGCTCGTCGCCCACGGCAGCATCGCCGGGCACAAGGCGGTGGTCGCGGCGATGGCGTTCGAATTCATGGGCGGCTCGATGGGGGCGGCGGTTGGCGAGGGGATCGTCGCCGCCGCCCGCCTTGCGGTGCTGCAGCATGCCCCACTCATCATCTATACCGCCTCCGGCGGGGCGCGGATGCAGGAGGGCGCGATCAGCCTGATGCAGATGCCGCGAACGGTGATCGCGGCGCGACAGGTCAAGGACGCGGGGCTTCCCTTCATCACCGTCCTCACCGATCCCACCACCGGCGGCGTCACCGCGAGCTTCGCGATGCTCGGTGACGTTCAGATCGCCGAGCCCGGCGCCTTGATCGGCTTCGCCGGGGCGCGCGTCATCGAGCAAACGGTGCGGGAAAAATTGCCCGAAGGGTTTCAGCGTGCCGAATATCTTCTTGCGCATGGCATTCTCGACGCCGTGGTGGCGCGCGCCGAGATGAAGGAAACGCTCGCCCGGTTGATCGGACTTTTGACCCGAAAGCAGGCCGCGTGA
- a CDS encoding bifunctional folylpolyglutamate synthase/dihydrofolate synthase, with protein MKGFPPPEPGYGPALSPIVARLHALHPTLIDLSLGRLERLLAGLGHPERRLPPVIHIAGTNGKGSTAAFTRAIAEAAGLAVHVYTSPHLVRFNERVRLAGRLASDAELFSALEEVERVNAGAPITVFEVITAAAFLLFAAIPADLAVIEVGLGGRADATNVIPAPAASAITSISLDHREFLGDTLAAIAGEKAGIIKPGAPAVTGTQTAEVLAVFEAAARRAGTTLAARGREWTASVDAGGWRFADRDDHFALPLPTHLPGRFQIDNAGIAIAALRAAGFRWPENTIAAGLASAEWPARLQRLAGGLAGLLPEDWELWLDGGHNPGAGIALAEHLGRAWGDRPVHLIIGMKQTKDAAEFLRPLLPHAASVLAVAEPGQHLAMPIPAIIAAANGRARPGGSVAEALHRLPKDGPSARVLICGSLYLAGEVLRQASAAEALSPA; from the coding sequence GTGAAAGGATTTCCGCCGCCCGAGCCGGGTTATGGCCCAGCCCTCTCGCCGATCGTCGCGCGGCTGCACGCGCTGCACCCGACGCTGATCGATCTCAGCCTCGGGCGGCTTGAGAGGCTGCTCGCCGGGCTCGGCCATCCCGAGCGCCGGCTGCCGCCGGTGATCCATATCGCCGGCACCAACGGCAAGGGCAGCACCGCCGCTTTCACCCGCGCCATCGCCGAGGCCGCTGGGCTTGCCGTTCATGTCTATACCTCGCCGCATCTGGTGCGTTTCAACGAACGGGTGCGGCTCGCCGGCCGGCTCGCGAGCGATGCCGAGCTGTTTTCCGCCCTCGAAGAGGTGGAGCGGGTGAATGCCGGCGCGCCGATCACCGTGTTCGAGGTCATCACCGCCGCGGCGTTTCTGCTGTTTGCGGCGATCCCTGCCGATCTCGCGGTGATCGAGGTCGGGCTCGGCGGCCGCGCGGATGCAACCAATGTCATTCCCGCCCCGGCGGCCTCGGCCATCACCTCGATCTCGCTCGATCATCGCGAGTTTCTGGGCGACACGCTCGCCGCCATCGCCGGCGAGAAAGCCGGGATCATCAAACCCGGCGCACCGGCGGTGACCGGCACGCAAACGGCGGAGGTTCTCGCGGTGTTCGAGGCCGCCGCCCGCCGCGCCGGCACCACGCTCGCCGCGCGCGGGCGGGAGTGGACGGCATCGGTGGACGCTGGCGGCTGGCGCTTCGCCGATCGCGACGATCACTTCGCCCTGCCGTTGCCAACGCATCTTCCCGGGCGGTTTCAGATCGACAATGCCGGCATCGCGATCGCCGCTTTGCGTGCCGCCGGGTTTCGCTGGCCAGAGAACACCATCGCCGCCGGGCTCGCCAGTGCCGAATGGCCGGCGCGCTTGCAACGCCTCGCCGGCGGGCTCGCCGGCCTGCTCCCCGAGGATTGGGAACTTTGGCTCGATGGCGGGCATAACCCTGGCGCCGGCATCGCGCTCGCCGAGCATCTCGGGCGTGCCTGGGGGGATCGGCCGGTGCATCTCATCATCGGCATGAAACAGACCAAGGACGCCGCCGAGTTCCTCCGCCCGTTGCTGCCCCATGCCGCCTCGGTGCTGGCGGTTGCCGAGCCGGGGCAGCATCTCGCGATGCCGATCCCGGCGATCATTGCGGCCGCGAATGGCCGCGCCCGTCCCGGCGGCAGTGTCGCCGAGGCGCTGCATCGCCTGCCCAAAGATGGCCCGTCGGCGCGGGTGCTCATATGTGGTAGTCTTTACCTCGCCGGCGAAGTGCTGCGGCAAGCGAGCGCCGCGGAGGCCCTCTCGCCGGCCTGA
- a CDS encoding class I SAM-dependent methyltransferase: protein MNIDASSSPPLTPQGLMQMHMAMGASRVLSAALQHALFSHIAAGHEHVATIAAAAGTDPRATRMLLDALVALGLLGKTASGREGGQYRLTPASRAYLVRDSADYVGALMEIDDLWDAWSRLPEVVRTGRPSVTVERQAQAEAFFPTLIRSLHVLNREPARRLAAALGAGTRHHDLRILDVGAGSAVWSIALAEADAGAHVTAQDYPGVLKETTGFVARHGLAARFDYLPGNLNEVDFGTGRFDLAVLGNIVHSEGEASSRRLFRRLHAALAAGGRLAILDFFPNEDRTGPVPAVMFALNMLVNTEHGDTYTLSEYRAWLGEAGFAAVETVDIGEAGVMPAPAVVATKA, encoded by the coding sequence ATGAACATTGACGCGTCCAGCAGCCCGCCGCTGACCCCGCAAGGGCTGATGCAGATGCATATGGCGATGGGGGCCTCGCGCGTGCTGAGCGCCGCCCTGCAACACGCGCTTTTCAGCCATATCGCGGCCGGGCATGAGCATGTCGCGACGATTGCCGCCGCCGCCGGCACCGATCCGCGCGCAACCAGGATGCTACTCGACGCGTTGGTCGCGCTCGGCCTACTCGGCAAGACCGCGAGCGGCAGAGAGGGCGGGCAATATCGGCTGACGCCGGCGTCACGCGCCTATCTCGTGCGCGACAGCGCCGATTATGTCGGCGCGCTGATGGAAATCGACGATCTCTGGGATGCCTGGAGCCGTTTGCCGGAGGTGGTGCGGACTGGCCGCCCGAGCGTTACTGTCGAACGCCAGGCGCAGGCGGAGGCGTTCTTTCCGACCCTGATCCGGAGCCTGCACGTTCTCAACCGCGAACCCGCCCGCCGCCTCGCCGCCGCCCTCGGCGCCGGGACGCGCCATCATGATCTCCGCATTCTCGATGTCGGTGCGGGCTCGGCGGTGTGGAGCATAGCGCTCGCCGAAGCGGATGCCGGCGCCCATGTCACCGCCCAGGACTATCCCGGCGTGCTCAAGGAGACCACCGGCTTCGTCGCCCGCCACGGGCTCGCGGCCCGCTTTGACTATCTCCCCGGCAATCTCAATGAGGTCGATTTCGGCACCGGCCGCTTCGATCTTGCGGTTCTCGGCAATATCGTCCATTCCGAGGGCGAGGCGTCGTCACGCCGGCTGTTTCGCCGCCTGCACGCGGCGCTTGCTGCCGGCGGTCGCCTTGCGATCCTCGATTTCTTCCCCAATGAGGATCGCACCGGGCCGGTGCCGGCGGTGATGTTTGCCCTCAACATGCTGGTCAATACCGAGCACGGCGATACCTATACGCTGTCGGAATACCGGGCGTGGCTCGGGGAGGCCGGCTTTGCCGCGGTCGAGACGGTCGATATCGGTGAAGCGGGCGTGATGCCGGCCCCGGCGGTGGTTGCGACCAAGGCCTGA